The genome window CTTTCTCGACACCGGAGGGGATAGAGGCCAGACCCATCGTCACCTTCTACTCGGCGAGCTAGCGCGTGTAGAGGCCACTGGTGAAATCCCTCTAAGCGATGTTATCTCTGCCATCTATCCCTCGCTTACGCCCGGCCTTGTTCTTGTTCTTATTACCACAACGGAAGACCCTGTCCTCCCACAAGTGCTTTCAGACATTGTTACAACACTCGCCGTTCGTCCCTTTGTCATCGGCTTTGACGTCTCTTCTTTTCCCGAGCATCCCCCAACAGCTGGCAATTTCTCTCACTTCCTCTCTTCTCTCGCAGCTACCGAAGTGCAAACGCTCTTGCTCGGCTATCAAGCGGAAGCAGGGCTTGTCATAAAGGAGCACTCCTATGAACCCAGAAGCCACGCATCGCGCTGGTGAGGCTACTTCACAGCAAACTGCCCAAGACCGACCTAGCATCCTGCTCTATCTAGCGGGGCTGGTCGTCACGCTTAGCGGCCTGTTTGCGGTTAACTATACCTACAATGACCCCGGAGCGCAGCTGATCTATCTCCTTGCTGCCTTCGGCTACGCTTCTAGCTACTTCCTTCGCTGGCGTGGTGTCAAAACGCTTTCCGTCGGCCTGCTCCTCCTAATGATAGGCCTCGCTGTTGTTACCTTTGTGAATCCCTCCACTTTGCCCTTCTTTAATAATCAAGATCAAACCGATGATCGCATCCTTGGACTACTGCAACTTTTTGTCTGGGCCTCCATTCTGCATAGCTACACCCTCCTTAACGATTCAACTGTTCTCTTCGCCTGCGTCCCCTGCATGACCATGCTCGCTCTAGTAAGCGCACGAAATCCAGACCCAGCTATCCACCAAGATTTTCTTGTCTTCGTGGCGGCTTCCATTTTCCTCCTGATCCACGAAAACTACCTGCGTACCACCCATACGCGCATCTTCGCGGCTCCAAAACAGCGGCGCTCGCTCTACTCAGGTCAGATCGCTCTTGCGCTTGCGTGCCTATTTTGCACCCTCGTGCTCTCCAATCTTGTTGCTACCCCCTTGCGTGCAATGGGGCAAGCTCTCTTCGGAGCTATCTTCCAACAGTCGCCCTACTATCAACGCTATCTGCCGCTTTCAAGCTCAACGAGCACCCAAGTTCAGGTTAGCGAAAGAAACCATATCCGCGTCGCCAGTGGGCCCGTCACGAGCAGCGATCAGCCTCTGTTTGAGGTAACCTCCCCGCGTCCACTCTACTGGCGTGGTGAAGTCTTAACCCTCTATAATGGCATCGGTTTTGAAGCTGCCTCAACCTCATCGCCCACCGAACAGCTATTTCCTGCAGAACAGTCCGACACCCAGCGCATTCAGCAGTATGAGGACATTACGGGGCCTATGGGGTCAGTGGATACATCGCCCCATCACTTCATCCTGCCGCTAAGCCCACTGGAGTTAGACGAAACTCAAATGCAACATAGCATGGAGATCAAGCAGCGAGTGCATGTTGTCGGTGGGACGATTCTCCAAATCTATGGTGCCGGCAACATTCGCTCGCTCGACGTACCCTACAACACGCTGGCCTACGATCAACTTTCAGAAAAATTGAGTGCACCCGATCCGTTGCACATTCAATCCATCTACACCGTCGTCTCACGTGTCCCTACTGAGGATCCCTCTATCTTACGTAAGGCCTCCTCCTCTCTCAGCGATGTTCCACCTTTTATCCGAGATACCTGCCTTCAGACCGCAGTGAATGGTCATGATGATCCGGCCCTACGTCAACTCGCTCTGCAGATCACACGAGGACTTCACAATAACTATGACAAAGCTTCCGCTATTCGCGCCTATATAGCAAGTCACTGTAAATATAACTTACATGCCCCACCAGCACCTACCGACCAAGACGTCGTTGACTACTTCCTTTTTAAGTCGCGCCAGGGTTACTGCGACAGTTTTGGCGCCGCGATGGTCATGTTATGTCGCTACGCAGGAATTCCGGCACGCCTCGCTTCTGGTTTCATCACCGGCGAAGTGCGCGGGGATAATACCTATCTTGTACGTGAGAAAGATAAGCATATTTGGGCAGAGGTCTTCTTCCCTCAAATCGGTTGGGTTCCTTTCGATGCCACGGAGGGTGCCCAAGAGGTTACTACTTCTCCAGGAACGATGGGTCGCATCAAGGATTTTCTTTCGTGGTGCTTTGCGCATGGTGCCCTGCCCGCTCTGATCTTGTGCACTGTAATGGCTCTGTTAACTTTTGTACTGTGGAACGAGTTAGGCCGGCGCCTTCGCCGGAACCGCTGGACAGCCGAGCTCGCGCCGGAACGTTTTGTTACAAACCGTGAGGTCATCGCATACTATCTGCAACTTTGCAGTTTCCTAGCACGCAAAGGCCTCCCTCGCGCCTCTTCTATGACACCCGACGAGTACCTCCATACACTCACACGAATCCTCGGTGACGGGGACTGGCAATCCCTCATGCAAACCATCACCCAACTCTATACTGAGGCCCGCTACAGTTCTCGCGAACTTTCAACGGAAGAGGTGAACGCCATGAAACAGCATATCTCTCAATTACGTACACTGCTGCGTCACTACACCGCCTCTGCCTCCAGGATGACGGTAACGGCGGCCACGTAAGAAAATGGGTAGAGAAATTCCGTACAACCCCAATGAACCGCAACAGCTTTGGCAAAAGCAGCTGTTTCCTGTCTATCTTTTCTGGGGATCGGCAGACAAGCTCAAAGAGGAGGCCGTCGCTGCTCTAAAACACTATCTCATTGCGCCGTCATTTGTCGAGTTTGACTATGAAGTTTTGGACGCCTCTACTAACTCGATCGATGCCATTCTCTCCGCTGCATACCAGGCTCCATTTGGCTCTAGTCACCGGCTCTTGGTAGTACACGGAGCGGAGGTCTGGCGTGAAAAAGCGCGCAGCGGTGATGCCGATAGACTTGCCGAGGCCATCCCTCGACTTCCGGCCTCCTGCTGTATAGCCCTTATTGCCGCCGCACAGAGCGATGAAGACAAGCGTAAGACCGTTCTTACCTCACGGCTTGACAAAGTCATCGGAGAAATAGGTGCCTTGGTCCCTTGCCGCGCACCTTCACTAGAGATCGTGCAAAAGTGGCTTCTGCAAAAAGCTCGAGAGGAAAACAAAAACTTTGAACCAGAAGCTCTTGAGCTGCTAATAACAACTACCGGCCAGGAGCTGTATGCACTTGAACAGGAGCTGGCCAAGCTGTTCGCCTATACCGGCACACGTTCAACAATCACCAAAGCCGACGTCCAAACGCTTGCCACCGATACTCCAGAAGAGGTCATCTTCGCAGCGGTAGATGCCGTCGTCAAACGACAGACGGAACTGGCACTTCATCTCCTCGCAGAACTTCATCGCTACGATCCGAAACCCCAGGCCGTAGCTGCTAAATTTCTTGCTCTGCTTGCTCGCCAGTTCCGTCTGCTATGGCAAGCAAAACTGTTGATCGAGCGACGCATACATCCTAGCCAGGTGTCACACCTACCCGAGGATATCGCAACAGAGTTGCCTAAAGAGGCTTCTATTACCGGCGTACACTGGAAAGCACGAGAGCTATACACGCTTGCAAAACAGTGGTCGTGGCACGATTTAGCCGACGCTATGGATCAGCTCTTGGAATGCGACACAGCCAATAAAGGCGCCGCAGTTCTCGATATCGGTCTTTTCGGTGCCGACCCTGCGCGAAATCTTCAAATTCTCGTACTCTCCCTCGCGACTTCTTCAACAATGAACAATCCTGTAGGGGGTACTAAATAGCAACTCGAAGAGGAGGGTTCTACCCCCTTAATCGAAAGCTTCACCCCTCCTCCTACCATGGTGTAGGTTATGGCAGGAAGAGTGTAAAACCATATAGGGAGGGGTTCTGAACCCCTCCCTATTGAAGAATCGCCGAATCGTTTCAAGATGCACTTTGAGCGATCTGCTGGACGTGCTTATGATAGTACTTCATGAGTCGAGACTTGCGCCGTGCCGCCTGATTGCGATGGATAATACCGCGCTCAGCGGTTTTATCAATCACTTTATAGGCGAGCTGCAGAGCTTTAGCAATCTCCTCTTCTGCAGCGCCGCTATCTATGGCAAGGCGCGCCTTCTTAATAAATGTCTTCATCGCCGACTTGGCCGCCACATTTCTCAAATGATTCTTACGCGACTTGATGACATCCTTCTTAACCGATTTAATGTTGGGCAAAGATGTTCCCCCCTCACTGCATAGGTCGTGTGGTATCTAGGTTTGTTTTGGGAAGTATACCGCATCAAACTCACCTTGTGCAAGTTGACCCCCCTCACGAAATCCCTTCAGATAACCTATCGGTTTGCTTGGCTCCTTCACATAACGCCAATCCCAGCCCTTGCTGTGCCAACAGCGCTGCAGCTGGAACCCCAGCATCGTTGAACAGCAGCGCGCACACGACCCCTCCATAGAATCCCAACCACATCGCCCGCTCAACGACTCCTAGGTTCGCGTTCTGCACACGATGGAAGTAACCTATGGCTATCAGACTGCCTAACAAAACAGCTGTCCAAGGACTATGGAACAGCAGAAACTCCTCCATTCTTAGCTTTCGCAAAACAACCACGATCAAACTTCCTCCTCCCTCCCCTTTCAAAGCACGTGCAAGATGGGATTCATTAGCTCCATGAAAATGGAGGTCTACGAACGCCACCCCCCCAAATAGGAGCAGCGCAAACGCACAAAGCCATGCAAACTCTTTCCAGCTAATCCTCTGTCGAATCGCAGCGAACAAGGCAAGACCAAAAGCTCCGACTCCAGTGGGTATCGCCCCAACCTTTGCCCCCCATTGCGGCCACACCGTAACAAACACGATCCCGAAGTAGATGATTACGGCCAATCGCCAATTTCCTTTTTCATTTATCAACCATGGCAGCAATAACAAGGCGGCCCCAAATAGAGCCCCCATATATTCATTACCAATGCCAAAGAATCGTGCCCCCTCCATGATCGAGTAGCTCATCCAAGCCTGGCGCATAAGATGAGAGCCGGTTAATAGATCGACAACGACGCATCCCACAAAAACGGCGGCCGCTGTTCTAAGCACGGCCACAGCATCGCGCTGAGTACGCGACATCCACTCTGCCGCGGCAGCAATAACCATCAGGCTGATTCCCAAAGCGATGCCAGCGATGAGCGCGTTGAAAGTAAACAACGCTGGAAGCACCAATAGAAGAGCCGGCAAGAGCCCTATTATCAGCCCAAAAACCGACGGCGAGAGCAGTCGCCGCCTCCAACAAACCACCCCACCTAAAATACAGAACAGTTGGAGAATGGGCAATCCCCCATAAAGATTTTGCAACTCGGCATGAGTTACAAGCTGCCTAAAATAGGCGCAAAAGCTCTGCAGTGAGACGCTTCCTTTCTCCTTAAACTTCCAGGCACGCCCTACAACACTCCGGGGTACGTTGGGCAGGTTAAGTTGCTGTGCAATTGTTGGCAAGAGGTCGCTATTTAGGCCAAGACCATCCCACCGCGTAGAAGGGGCAAAGATCGTTCCTTTTTTTGGTATCCCCTTACCCATCAGCAGTACCGGTGCTAAACGCTCATCGGTCGTTACGTAGGTGCCTGGACCTGGGGCGCAGCACCATAAAGTGACGTCAGGCTCTCCTCGAAGCCACTCAACTATACCCTGCATTAACTTAGTTAATCGCCCTAATGCCTCCTGACGATAGAGGGCGGCCATAGCTGGCAGACAAGCTGTGGCTTCCTCCGTCGCTCGCTGTAGATCAAAGAAGCTAATGACGGTCAAGCGTGTCTTTATTGGAAGTTGATTGAAAGCACTTAACATCTTTTCAACGTCTGCCTCCGCACCTTCAGGTGCCAGCAGGTTCCCTTTTGCACAAAAGAGCCGAGGCCCTGCAAAGTCCACATGCCCTTCTGCATCCATGGCCACAAGCAAAGCTGCGTTCGCACGGAACCCGTTATCGGCATCCGCAATGGCTGCAGTGGCCCCGCCGCTACGATGCACAAGGGTGCCCAAAAGACCGATATCTACCGGATACTCTAGTCGCCTGTTGAGTGCATAGCATCGCCTTAGCAAGGCCACATTCAATGTGCTGCCCATTGTTCCTAGTGGCACAGGGGGATATACAGCCAAAAAGCTATCTGGTGGTGCCACCGCGCGGGTGCCCGCTCCAAGGCTCAGCAACAACGAAGTAAGACGATCGGTACCCTCGGCAGTCAACAGGCTTCGTGGCACGTTGGATGCCGCACGACAAACCATCCAGCCCAATGCTCCCTGCGACGAAAACTCCTCTATAGACGAGCGAAGCGGCAGAGTTGTCAAATCAGCACAGGTTAGATCGGGGACAACAAGCAAAACCACACGCGGCGTGGCCCTACAACATTGATGAAGCGCCAACAACAGCCAAAACGCTAACCACACCACAACTCGTTTTCGTTCTATAGGCAATAGATAACTTATGGTATCTAGATACATGAATGCTTCTGAAAACTTCCTTCGCAGAGTTCCTTGCACATTCATTCTAGCCTTATAAGCGGGTTTTGTGTCTTAACCGCTATCTTCTTTTTCAGGAGCGCCCTCGAAGGCAGGAATTCTTGTGCTCTAAATGGAATTGGTAGGCAGATGACGCCGCAAATATGAGGAGTAAAATGCGCCTTGTGCTGGGTGTTGATGGAGGACAAACGCGAACTCTAGCGGTTATTGCCGACGAAGTAGGCAATCTGCTAGGTTTCGGTATCGGCGGCCCTGCCAACCACATTCATGAGCCGGGAGGCATCGAGCGCGTGCAACGCTCCCTTATCGATGCCATTCATGGCGCCTTTCACAACGCCGGACTGCCCTATAGCCGATGCGCTGCCGCCTGTTTAGGCATGACGGGTAGCTCTGCGGCCATGGAGGCCATCTGTACTCCTCTGGTGCCTGCAGAACAGATTCTCTTCGGCCACGACACACGCATCGCGTTTTATTCCGTTACGTTTGGTAGCCCTGGGGTTGTCGTCATCGGAGGTACCGGCTCGGTTGCCTACGGCGTCAACTCGCGCGGCGATCAAGCGCTCGTTGGCGGTTGGGGCTATCTCATGGGCGATGAAGGCAGCGGCTACTGGATCGCCTTAAAGGCGCTTAATGCCTGCTGCCGTGCTGCCGATGGCATCCTCCCCCCCACACTCCTACAACCGCTTATTCTAAGTCGCCTTGAGCTGGAGAATTTAAAGCAGCTTCACACGCTGCTTTACTCTGGAAAGCTCTCGCGTCCCGATATCGCCGCTCTTTCCGAAGTCGTGGGGGCGGCTGCGGCGCAAGGGGATGCAGTCGCACAAAAGATCTTACATGAGGCCGGTCGAGAGCTTGCTCTACTTGCCGCTACTGCTATCCGCCGATTGGGAATGGAGAAACAGGAGGTCTTGGTTGGCACCGTCGGCGGTGTTTTTCGTGCGGGTCGTTCCATCCTTCGTCCCTTCCGAACCGCCATTAAGCGAACCGCTCCTTATGCCTGTGTAACGTCGGCCCATCTACCGGCGGCGGTAGGGGCCGTCCTCATCGCGCTAGAGGCAATTGGCGTTCCCCCTACCGAATCGCTCGTTCATCGCCTTAAGCAGAGTCTAAAAAAGAGAAACCTCTTGAAGTCTTGAGCCGTTTTGTGCGTAAATAAAAATAAGCGGCAATAATATAAAAAGACGCGCGTGTTGGTGCGAGCGCGCATGAAGGTGGTATGGAAACACATTGGGCTATTGATTTAGGAACAACCAATACACTTATCGCGAAGTGGGTTGG of Chthonomonas calidirosea T49 contains these proteins:
- the holA gene encoding DNA polymerase III subunit delta, whose translation is MGREIPYNPNEPQQLWQKQLFPVYLFWGSADKLKEEAVAALKHYLIAPSFVEFDYEVLDASTNSIDAILSAAYQAPFGSSHRLLVVHGAEVWREKARSGDADRLAEAIPRLPASCCIALIAAAQSDEDKRKTVLTSRLDKVIGEIGALVPCRAPSLEIVQKWLLQKAREENKNFEPEALELLITTTGQELYALEQELAKLFAYTGTRSTITKADVQTLATDTPEEVIFAAVDAVVKRQTELALHLLAELHRYDPKPQAVAAKFLALLARQFRLLWQAKLLIERRIHPSQVSHLPEDIATELPKEASITGVHWKARELYTLAKQWSWHDLADAMDQLLECDTANKGAAVLDIGLFGADPARNLQILVLSLATSSTMNNPVGGTK
- a CDS encoding N-acetylglucosamine kinase, which codes for MRLVLGVDGGQTRTLAVIADEVGNLLGFGIGGPANHIHEPGGIERVQRSLIDAIHGAFHNAGLPYSRCAAACLGMTGSSAAMEAICTPLVPAEQILFGHDTRIAFYSVTFGSPGVVVIGGTGSVAYGVNSRGDQALVGGWGYLMGDEGSGYWIALKALNACCRAADGILPPTLLQPLILSRLELENLKQLHTLLYSGKLSRPDIAALSEVVGAAAAQGDAVAQKILHEAGRELALLAATAIRRLGMEKQEVLVGTVGGVFRAGRSILRPFRTAIKRTAPYACVTSAHLPAAVGAVLIALEAIGVPPTESLVHRLKQSLKKRNLLKS
- a CDS encoding DUF4129 domain-containing transglutaminase family protein; this encodes MNPEATHRAGEATSQQTAQDRPSILLYLAGLVVTLSGLFAVNYTYNDPGAQLIYLLAAFGYASSYFLRWRGVKTLSVGLLLLMIGLAVVTFVNPSTLPFFNNQDQTDDRILGLLQLFVWASILHSYTLLNDSTVLFACVPCMTMLALVSARNPDPAIHQDFLVFVAASIFLLIHENYLRTTHTRIFAAPKQRRSLYSGQIALALACLFCTLVLSNLVATPLRAMGQALFGAIFQQSPYYQRYLPLSSSTSTQVQVSERNHIRVASGPVTSSDQPLFEVTSPRPLYWRGEVLTLYNGIGFEAASTSSPTEQLFPAEQSDTQRIQQYEDITGPMGSVDTSPHHFILPLSPLELDETQMQHSMEIKQRVHVVGGTILQIYGAGNIRSLDVPYNTLAYDQLSEKLSAPDPLHIQSIYTVVSRVPTEDPSILRKASSSLSDVPPFIRDTCLQTAVNGHDDPALRQLALQITRGLHNNYDKASAIRAYIASHCKYNLHAPPAPTDQDVVDYFLFKSRQGYCDSFGAAMVMLCRYAGIPARLASGFITGEVRGDNTYLVREKDKHIWAEVFFPQIGWVPFDATEGAQEVTTSPGTMGRIKDFLSWCFAHGALPALILCTVMALLTFVLWNELGRRLRRNRWTAELAPERFVTNREVIAYYLQLCSFLARKGLPRASSMTPDEYLHTLTRILGDGDWQSLMQTITQLYTEARYSSRELSTEEVNAMKQHISQLRTLLRHYTASASRMTVTAAT
- the rpsT gene encoding 30S ribosomal protein S20, whose product is MPNIKSVKKDVIKSRKNHLRNVAAKSAMKTFIKKARLAIDSGAAEEEIAKALQLAYKVIDKTAERGIIHRNQAARRKSRLMKYYHKHVQQIAQSAS